GTTCTTGATGATGcatcttctttttttccttatGAAACTCAAGTAGATATTGTTATTGCTTGCTGCATCATTCATAATTGGGTGATTGAAGATGGGAGTGATGAATTCAATGAGCCAGATGACAATGATGACACCCAGGACACCATATATGCTGGGACAGCAAGTGAGAATGCCATTATGCTCGCTTTTAGACAAGGCTTGGCTGACCAAATGTGGGCTGACCGTCAGAGCCATTGAAACTagtattttatttgtttggacAATGTAATCTGTgttgtattttatttgattgGACAATGTCATCATTGTATTTGAATGGCTGAAATTGTATTTGAGGACATATTTGTTTGCTACATTGCTGAAATTATTGTTTGCTACCTTGCTGAAATTATTGTTTGCTACCTTGCTGATATTATTGTTTGCTACCTTGCTGAAATTATTGTCTCACGAAACTATGCTTTGCTGAAACCACATCATATCAATCCGTTGATACCTACTGTCCTGTTGTGTTGTAGACTATTTATGACTTGATTTAAGGTTTGACTTTTAGCAAATGCTCCAATGACAACATTTGAAATGTGCCTCTTAAGTTTCATCAGTTGTTGCTGGTAATGTTTCATGTAACAGATCATCTACAGAGTTTGCCctcacctttttttttgtttgggatAAGAAAACCATTGATTCCACATGTACATAATAGTAGTTGCTGAAATTGTACAAATATTATAGGATCACAAGTCTGATGTTGATTTTCTGAACAAGCCTATTCAACACTTTGAGGAGATGAACACAATATTTGGAAGTACCATGGCTACAGGCAAGTTTGCAAAGGACTCAAGTGCACCTCTAGGTACAGAGGATGGCGGTGCAGAGGATTGTGAGGCCGAGGAAACAGGAAAGAGTGATGGGGATGCCATTGCCAATGAAGGCAACAATGGGGCAACATCATTTGCAAGCAAGACCAGCAAGATTGGCAAGACCAACAACAGCAAGAAGAGCAACAAGAGGTCGAGGCCTGATGTTGATCCTTTGGTTGCTGCAATTAATAAAGGAAGTAACAAGATAGCCAAGGCGATAAAGGAAGTGGGCAAATCAGACAATGATGTGCCCTCAGATTTGTTTGACAACTTGATGGCTTTCAATGGTAGTTTCAATGAGACTCACTTATCCTTCTATTATACCCATTTGGTCTCCCAACCTTACATAGCTAGAGCTTTCAACCGCCTGGCTTTTGACCATAAATTAAACTGGGTTGCAAAGTATATTGCCAAAAACTACTCTGGGCAGTAAGGGTAAGTTGTAGGCATGGGATGGTTCTTTTGTTAGTACCACATAGAACTTTATATTTGTGGTCTAAGTAAGCTTGTATCGTGCTATGTGGAGGCCTTGAACTTGATATATATTGTAAAGGCCTTGAACTTGATATATATTGTAAAAGGCTTGAACTTTTGATGCTCTGGTTATGATCTCTGTTATTCCTCCCATGTGTGATTCGTCTGTCAGAAATGAGAATCATTCAGAGGATAAGTGTTGGAGAACAACAATGTACAGGTGTTGGAGAGATTACAAAGAAGCTAGCAAGCTAGctgaaagagaaagagaagcctAAGCAAGACTAAAGCTATCTAACTAAGTTGGGAAGAAATTACTCCAAATATCCACTTTCATCTTATCGGAAGGAGAGAAACACCTATTTGACCAAACTATCAGATCCTCATTGCAGCATTTAGAGATCATTAAATTTGTTTCATCTTCATGGCGAAAAACCTTCTTATTTCTGCATTTCCAATACATTCCATAGAATGCATGAAAGAACGGTGCTTTTGATCCTAGAGTTTGATTCCTGAAGGGGCTTTAGGAACGAGACATTGTTTTGCAGACTTGACTAATCGATGGCACGGTGAATCGGTCGTAGATGGCGAGCATTAACCAGGTCCACAGGTCCATTCCAATCCATCCATCCAAACAAGTGACGGGTTGGCTCCAACCCTTTGCAGTCCTCGAACCAAACAAGAAACTGGAACGAACCCGACCCAGCAACCAAACAAAACAAATGTTGGAGCCATCCCCAAAATAAGAGTTGGAGCCAACCCAACCCACACAACcccaaaccaaacacacggttatAGAGAGCTCCTAACGACCCTTTGCGGGTGCCCTAAAAGGATATGCTCCCCAGAGATGCGCGGATATCGAGCTGCTCCTTTTATTTACTCATCCTCCCATAGTGCCATTCTTTTGTGTTGTTTTCCACCGGATAATACTAGCGGAGGACCTTAACTAGTATGGTGGTATCTTATTGTGCCAAACCAAAATTTAGCCATGAACATACCCTAGGCATGAACATATTTTTATGAAGTATGAGATGCTGATTGGAGCCAAGCCAAAAGATAGCCATGGTGGCAAATCTATATCTCCTCAGTGACTGACATGCAGGCCTGGCGCTAACAAAACATCTTACACTAAAATATAGTAGTCAGTACGGATCTGGATACGTAGATttgattatatatgcaatgTAATAGTGCAAGCCGATTTAAATTGGGATCACAATATTTAAATGGTATCAAACTACTCCcttcgttccaaattgtaggtcgttttgataaatctagatgcataatttttaCTATACATCTAGATAAATACTATGTCCAGATACATGAAAAAgattatgtatctagatttgtcaaaacaacctacaatttagaatggagggagtatataaaaGCTTTCGGCTTTGGGCTGCAGACAGGTCTTCCTCGTCACCGAGGAATGGGCTTGGCTGCCGGCAGCAATTCAGCCCAAAAGGAATGGCCCTCGTTTTGTCAAGGAAATGTTTTGGCTGGCCAAATTTTGGCCTCAATCCGCATGACATGACGTAGTAAGGTCCCATTTGTTCCATTTGAATTCCACCCAGCTAACAGTTACTCCATCTATTCCAAGttattaattattttaatttctaGATATTTAATTTTACTATATATTtagatataatatatatctagatgctTTGTAATCGAATAACTGATATCTTTTGGGTCACCACCTAATACGTCAGCTAGTGCCGTATCGTACCTACCACCCAGCTAAAAAATAACTGTTTCCTGGTTGCACCTAGCAAGAGCACAGCTAATAGATAGTTGGCTGCTGGAATCAAAACAGATCATAAGCAAGACAAAAAATTATGATCTAGCTAGCGCTTAGCCGTTGCGCCCCCTTGTTCGCAAACCCTACATAATCCTAgccagggttttttttaccgaccggtcagaccaaaCCGGCACCCGCCGGTAccggtaaaccggaccggtagATCGGTTACCGGAAAAAACTgaacaaattcaaatttcaaacaaaaacGACAGTTCAATAGGTTTGCACTGGTTAGCCGACCGGTttggtcggtaaaccggtccggtttgaggTGTAACCGGTCCGGTGACCAAAAAAACCGAGCAATGcacatattaatgtaaaagaCCACACTTACAATCATACATACAAttacaatagtaataagcgtggGAGTGGGAGGCAACCGCGTGAGTCATATGCCGGcgcgatgggccttaatgggcctgcctttttttcttttttttggtttaacttcaCATGCCCGCAAAATATACTAAATAaacaaatatttgaaaaaatttgacaccattagattcgtcgcaacttgaagtatttttagaaatttttataaatttttccattttttttaatttaaatttaaattttgaattgggCTGGTTTgcaaccggtccggcccggttacACTGGTAACTGCGGTTTCCGGACTGGTTTCGGTCAgtaaaaaaaaccctggtcCTAGCTATGATTGTTTGCATGGCTGCTGTTATTGTAGAAGAGAGTATATAACTATATATTGGACGAGAGGGGGAGGCAACAACATAGAAAGAATCGATCGAGTATAAACAGCATGGGAAACGATCACTACTAAAAAAATGAACTTTAGTTTCCGATTGCTACAACCGAAACTAAAAGTCCTAGTCAAAAAATTAATTGGgaagcaccaccaccagcagtcCTCAAGACttgaattctttttttttagagaCTCAAGACTTGGATTCTAGATGTGATGTTTTCTCTATAAACTAACTTGCGGAGGATCCTTTTCCGGTTTAGACTCAAGACTTGAATTCTAGATGTGATGTGTCCTCTATAAACTAACCTGCAGAGGACCCTTTAGTTCTGATTGGTAATACCAACCAGGACTAAAGGATTCTCTTAATCTCTAGCCTTTGAACCCGGGTGCGTCATGCGTAGCCCCGCGTCACCCTCCCGCACGGGGACCCGAGCGGCCGCTCTACTCGTCGCCACCGCAAGTCTCGTCCGCTTccatcctcctcgccgccgccggagaggtCCGCCAGGAAGCCCCGCGCGGCCCCTAGGAAGGCGGCTGCGAGGCCTTCGTCTGGCAGCTGAGTGCCCCTCTGTGCGGGGAGTGATGCACGGCGGCCAAGCGTTGCCGAGGCGCGACGAGGCCAGCGGCCGGCGTATTTGGAGCTCCGGTGGCCGGATCCGTGCATCCCACGGAGGGATCTGaggagtggcggcggcccgCAGCGGAGGGCGTCGATGGTGGTGCAGCGGCGCTGCCGGGCGGCGTTTAGCGgtagcggcggcgagcaggcagTCTGTAGTGATGGCCGGGTCgacgacggcggcagcagcctgcagcagcagttcCCGGCGACGGTTGGCTGCGCGGCAGCTAGGTCGGCGGGCGCGATAGCCAGGCTTCTCTAGCGGAGGCTTGGCCGCGGCGGCCAAGAGATGGGCGCAGCAGCTAGAGGCGACAGGTGCGACATCTGGGGCTGCTCTACGGCGTGCTGCAGGCCCGTGAGGACGCCCGGCGTCGGTGGTGGCCGCCAGATGACCGGATCCAGACCCTCCGCGGCTGGATCTGGTGCGACGTTGGCAGCTTCGACGATGTTGGCGACCTGCAGCGGTGTACAATGGGCCAGAGTAGCGGCGGGCGGCCACGGCAGCGGCCTGCTGCGACGCGCCAG
This portion of the Panicum virgatum strain AP13 chromosome 2N, P.virgatum_v5, whole genome shotgun sequence genome encodes:
- the LOC120662454 gene encoding uncharacterized protein LOC120662454, translated to MNTIFGSTMATGKFAKDSSAPLGTEDGGAEDCEAEETGKSDGDAIANEGNNGATSFASKTSKIGKTNNSKKSNKRSRPDVDPLVAAINKGSNKIAKAIKEVGKSDNDVPSDLFDNLMAFNGSFNETHLSFYYTHLVSQPYIARAFNRLAFDHKLNWVAKYIAKNYSGQ